The Muricauda sp. SCSIO 65647 genome includes a region encoding these proteins:
- a CDS encoding CAP domain-containing protein, whose product MAVFFRRYSTLIFLLFLSCTSEEVQEPDFIESTNVQTLESELLASVNNYRVSIGEGILELNAIAYDVANDHNDYMISKGSLSHDNFEQRASKIHAETSAKEIAENVGRNFQTAEEALQWWLNSPTHKSSLEGNFTHTGISVKKDNLGNIYYTQIFFK is encoded by the coding sequence ATGGCAGTTTTTTTTCGTAGGTATTCTACTCTGATATTTCTATTATTTCTTTCGTGTACTTCTGAAGAAGTGCAAGAACCAGATTTTATTGAATCCACTAATGTTCAAACATTGGAAAGCGAACTTTTGGCATCGGTCAATAATTATCGTGTGTCCATTGGCGAGGGAATTCTTGAGCTTAATGCAATAGCATATGATGTAGCAAACGACCACAATGATTATATGATATCAAAAGGAAGTTTAAGTCATGATAATTTTGAACAGCGGGCATCTAAGATACATGCCGAAACCAGTGCCAAAGAGATTGCAGAAAATGTGGGCAGAAACTTTCAAACTGCCGAAGAGGCATTGCAATGGTGGTTGAACAGCCCTACACATAAATCTTCACTTGAGGGCAATTTTACCCATACGGGCATCAGCGTGAAAAAAGACAACCTAGGAAACATCTATTACACCCAGATTTTCTTCAAATAA
- a CDS encoding carbohydrate kinase family protein, whose product MAKVFCIGELLIDFVAENQGNDLSKAVEFTKKAGGAPANVACAIAKLGGKSAFVGCTGKDPFGDFLLHVLKNENVEISFAQRSHVFTTLAFVSLAEDGERDFVFSRGADRELKYDKTLKKEFEGNMVHLGAATALLGGPLEKAYSHYLFDALTKNSFISFDPNFRSDLWKDNEKTFIKKCLPFVQKSHLCKFSLEEAQLLSGKNDVDEACDTLHEEGAKIITVTLGKEGTLLSAFNRKEIVPSIKVKPVDTTGAGDAFIGCLLYQIAELSNFEVVQDDFELLRNMVEMANKAGAITTTAFGAIVSLPTKSQLTD is encoded by the coding sequence ATGGCAAAGGTTTTTTGTATTGGCGAACTTTTAATCGACTTTGTTGCCGAAAATCAGGGAAACGACCTTTCAAAGGCAGTCGAATTTACTAAAAAAGCGGGCGGTGCCCCGGCCAATGTCGCTTGTGCCATTGCCAAATTAGGTGGCAAGAGTGCCTTTGTGGGGTGCACGGGAAAAGATCCCTTTGGTGATTTTTTGTTACATGTGCTCAAAAACGAAAATGTAGAAATTTCATTTGCCCAACGCAGCCATGTGTTTACTACTTTGGCCTTTGTTTCTTTAGCCGAAGACGGCGAACGTGATTTTGTTTTTAGTCGTGGTGCCGATAGAGAGTTGAAATACGACAAGACCCTCAAAAAAGAGTTTGAGGGCAATATGGTTCATTTGGGTGCGGCAACTGCCCTTCTAGGTGGTCCGCTTGAAAAAGCGTATAGCCATTACCTTTTTGATGCGTTGACCAAAAACTCGTTTATCAGTTTTGATCCCAATTTCAGGTCTGACCTTTGGAAAGACAACGAGAAGACTTTTATCAAAAAGTGTTTGCCCTTTGTTCAAAAATCACATTTGTGCAAATTCAGTTTGGAAGAGGCCCAACTGCTTTCAGGAAAAAATGATGTTGATGAGGCCTGTGACACACTTCATGAAGAAGGTGCCAAGATAATAACCGTGACCCTAGGCAAAGAAGGCACATTGCTAAGCGCATTCAATCGCAAGGAAATAGTGCCCAGTATAAAAGTAAAGCCAGTAGACACCACAGGAGCAGGTGATGCCTTCATCGGTTGCCTCCTTTATCAAATCGCCGAGCTATCAAATTTTGAAGTCGTTCAAGACGATTTTGAACTATTGCGCAATATGGTCGAAATGGCCAACAAGGCCGGGGCCATTACCACAACTGCTTTTGGAGCCATTGTATCACTACCGACAAAATCCCAGCTGACCGATTGA
- a CDS encoding aldehyde dehydrogenase family protein, with product MSLVATDFGIENALQQLGVQDVNEGTSTGSQNFGSGEPITSYSPVDGQLIGKVGTTTEEDYEKMMSVATQAFKHWRKVPAPQRGEIVRQFGEKLRELKEPLGKLVSYEMGKSYQEGLGEVQEMIDICDFAVGLSRQLHGLTMHSERPGHRMYEQYHPLGVVGIISAFNFPVAVWSWNTALAWVCGDVCVWKPSEKTPLCGIACQNIIAEVLKENDLPEGISCLINGDYRVGEMMTHDKRIPLVSATGSIRMGKIVAKTVASRLGKSLLELGGNNAIIVSPDSDLKMTIIGAVFGAVGTAGQRCTSTRRLIIHESIYEKVKNALVDAYRQLRIGNPLDENNHVGPLIDTDAVKMYEAALQKVKDEGGNIIVEGGILNGDGHESGCYVKPAIAEAKNDFEIVQEETFAPILYLLKYTGDVENAIELQNGVVQGLSSAIMTNNLREAEKFLSAAGSDCGIANVNIGTSGAEIGGAFGGEKETGGGRESGSDAWKIYMRRQTNTINYTTELPLAQGIKFDL from the coding sequence ATGTCATTGGTAGCCACGGATTTTGGAATAGAAAATGCCCTTCAACAATTAGGGGTACAAGACGTGAACGAAGGAACTTCCACAGGGTCACAAAATTTTGGCTCTGGAGAACCCATAACTTCGTATTCACCTGTTGATGGCCAGCTAATCGGCAAAGTGGGCACGACCACTGAAGAAGATTATGAAAAAATGATGTCGGTTGCCACCCAAGCGTTCAAACACTGGCGAAAGGTGCCCGCACCCCAACGTGGGGAAATCGTGCGTCAATTCGGTGAAAAGCTCCGTGAATTGAAAGAGCCCTTGGGCAAATTGGTTTCCTATGAAATGGGCAAGTCGTACCAAGAAGGGTTGGGCGAAGTACAAGAGATGATCGACATCTGCGATTTTGCGGTGGGTCTTTCACGCCAACTCCATGGCCTCACCATGCATTCAGAAAGACCTGGGCACCGTATGTACGAGCAATATCATCCACTTGGGGTGGTAGGTATTATCTCGGCCTTCAATTTTCCTGTGGCGGTATGGTCATGGAACACGGCCTTGGCCTGGGTATGTGGCGATGTTTGTGTGTGGAAACCTTCAGAAAAAACCCCACTCTGTGGGATCGCCTGTCAGAACATCATTGCCGAAGTGCTGAAAGAAAATGACCTTCCCGAGGGTATTTCTTGTCTCATCAACGGCGACTACAGGGTAGGCGAGATGATGACCCATGACAAGCGCATTCCGTTGGTTTCGGCTACGGGATCCATCCGTATGGGCAAAATCGTGGCCAAGACCGTGGCATCGAGGCTTGGCAAATCGTTGTTGGAACTTGGCGGTAATAATGCGATTATCGTCTCTCCCGATTCTGATTTAAAAATGACCATCATCGGGGCTGTCTTCGGTGCGGTGGGCACTGCTGGCCAACGCTGTACCTCTACAAGGCGCTTGATAATCCACGAATCAATTTACGAGAAGGTGAAGAATGCCTTGGTCGATGCCTATCGACAACTGCGTATCGGTAATCCTCTCGATGAAAATAATCATGTAGGGCCCCTTATCGACACCGATGCCGTAAAGATGTACGAAGCGGCTTTGCAAAAAGTCAAGGACGAAGGCGGAAACATTATTGTGGAAGGTGGCATTCTTAACGGTGATGGCCATGAAAGTGGCTGTTATGTGAAACCTGCGATCGCCGAGGCCAAGAACGATTTCGAAATCGTACAAGAAGAAACCTTTGCCCCTATTTTATACCTATTGAAATATACCGGAGATGTCGAAAACGCGATCGAGTTACAAAATGGCGTGGTACAAGGGCTCTCGTCTGCCATCATGACCAATAACCTTAGGGAAGCCGAGAAGTTTTTGTCGGCCGCCGGAAGCGACTGTGGCATCGCCAATGTGAATATAGGCACCTCGGGTGCTGAGATCGGTGGGGCCTTTGGTGGCGAAAAAGAAACGGGCGGAGGTCGTGAAAGCGGTTCTGATGCCTGGAAAATCTATATGCGCCGCCAAACGAACACTATCAACTATACTACAGAGCTGCCTTTGGCGCAAGGCATAAAATTTGACTTATAA
- a CDS encoding adenosylcobalamin-dependent ribonucleoside-diphosphate reductase, whose protein sequence is MQTKTALPKQKLYTYEEAYEASLAYFNGDELAAQVWISKYALKDSVGNLYEKDPDQMHRRIAKEIARIESKYPNPLSEDDVFGLIKNFKYIVPQGSPMAGIGNPFQIASLSNCFVIGNDGRSDSYGGIMKIDQEQVQLMKRRGGVGHDLSHIRPKGSPVKNSALTSTGLVPFMERYSNSTREVAQDGRRGALMLSVSINHPDAGDFIDAKMEQGKVTGANVSVRVDDAFMGAVEKEEKYLQRFPVHSENPKYSKEIEAKELWDKIVHNAWKSAEPGVLFWDTIIRESVPDCYADLGYRTISTNPCGEIPLCPYDSCRLLAINLFSYIDEPFTAKASFDFTLFRKHVATAQRIMDDIIDLELEKVDAILKKIDADPELEDTKAVERSLWENIRKKATEGRRTGIGITAEGDMLAALGLRYGSEEANLFSEEVHKIIALEAYRGSVHTAKERGAFAIFDAEREKENPFIQRLKKADEKLYYEMLEHGRRNIALLTIAPTGTTSLMTQTTSGIEPVFLPVYKRRRKVNPNDKDARVDFVDEVGDSWEEYVVFHHRFKQWMQVNGIDTEKQYGQEELDTLVQRSPYYKATSNDVDWLSKVRLQGTVQKWVDHSISVTINLPNDVSEELVGQLYLEAWKVGCKGVTVYRDGSRSGVLISNDDNKEKGESLTPFPTKRPEILEADVVRFQNNKDKWIAFIGLIDEKPYEIFTGLADDEDGILLPRWVNNGLIIKNRNDDGTSRYDFQYTNKRGYKTTIEGLSHKFNPEYWNYAKLISGTLRHGMPIEKVVDLINSLQLDSESINTWKNGVARALKRFVADGTAAKGQTCENCKSKNLIYQEGCLTCKDCGSSKCG, encoded by the coding sequence ATGCAAACAAAAACCGCCCTGCCCAAACAAAAATTATACACCTATGAAGAGGCATATGAAGCTTCACTGGCCTATTTCAATGGTGATGAACTGGCCGCTCAAGTATGGATCAGCAAATATGCCTTAAAAGATTCTGTGGGAAACCTTTATGAAAAAGATCCCGATCAGATGCACCGTAGAATAGCGAAGGAAATTGCTCGAATAGAATCAAAGTATCCAAATCCATTGAGTGAAGATGACGTGTTCGGCCTGATCAAGAACTTCAAATATATCGTGCCACAGGGAAGCCCCATGGCCGGCATTGGCAATCCGTTTCAAATTGCCTCGCTTTCAAACTGTTTCGTAATCGGTAATGACGGTCGATCTGATTCGTACGGTGGTATCATGAAAATTGATCAAGAGCAAGTGCAATTGATGAAACGTCGGGGTGGGGTTGGCCATGATCTTTCCCATATTCGCCCTAAAGGATCGCCCGTCAAGAACTCAGCCTTGACCTCGACCGGCCTGGTTCCGTTTATGGAGCGTTACTCAAATTCTACCAGAGAGGTGGCACAAGACGGCCGACGGGGTGCCTTGATGCTTTCGGTCTCGATCAACCATCCTGATGCCGGTGACTTCATCGATGCCAAGATGGAGCAGGGAAAAGTAACCGGGGCCAATGTTTCCGTTCGTGTCGATGATGCCTTCATGGGTGCCGTAGAGAAAGAAGAAAAGTATCTGCAGCGTTTCCCCGTGCATAGTGAAAATCCAAAATATTCAAAAGAAATAGAGGCCAAAGAACTTTGGGACAAGATTGTTCACAATGCATGGAAATCGGCTGAGCCAGGGGTGCTGTTCTGGGATACCATCATTAGGGAGTCGGTACCTGATTGTTATGCTGATCTAGGCTACCGCACCATCTCTACCAATCCATGTGGGGAAATTCCACTATGCCCCTATGATTCATGCCGATTGTTGGCCATTAACCTATTCTCATACATAGACGAACCTTTTACCGCAAAAGCCAGTTTTGACTTTACCCTTTTCAGAAAGCATGTCGCCACCGCACAGCGCATAATGGACGACATCATAGACCTAGAGCTTGAAAAAGTGGATGCTATTCTGAAAAAAATCGACGCAGACCCTGAATTGGAAGATACCAAGGCGGTCGAGAGAAGCCTTTGGGAAAACATACGAAAAAAAGCGACAGAAGGCAGAAGAACCGGTATTGGCATCACGGCAGAGGGCGATATGTTGGCCGCCCTGGGGCTGCGGTATGGTTCTGAAGAAGCCAATCTGTTTTCAGAAGAAGTACACAAGATCATTGCACTCGAAGCGTATCGTGGTTCAGTGCACACGGCCAAGGAACGAGGGGCATTTGCCATTTTCGATGCCGAAAGGGAAAAAGAAAATCCGTTCATTCAGCGCCTCAAAAAAGCTGATGAGAAGCTCTATTACGAAATGTTGGAGCATGGCAGGCGAAACATTGCCCTTTTGACCATTGCCCCCACCGGTACCACAAGCCTCATGACCCAGACCACTTCGGGCATTGAACCCGTTTTTCTTCCTGTGTACAAACGAAGAAGAAAAGTAAATCCGAACGACAAGGATGCCCGTGTTGATTTTGTGGATGAAGTCGGGGATTCATGGGAAGAGTACGTTGTTTTTCACCACAGGTTCAAACAATGGATGCAGGTTAACGGGATCGACACCGAAAAACAATACGGTCAAGAAGAGTTGGATACCTTGGTACAACGGTCACCGTACTACAAAGCTACGTCAAACGATGTGGACTGGTTGAGCAAGGTAAGACTGCAGGGGACGGTGCAAAAGTGGGTCGATCACTCTATCAGTGTTACCATCAACCTACCCAATGATGTGTCTGAAGAATTGGTAGGACAATTATACCTAGAAGCCTGGAAAGTAGGCTGCAAAGGTGTGACAGTATATCGTGACGGCTCCCGTTCGGGTGTATTGATTTCAAATGATGACAATAAGGAAAAAGGGGAAAGTTTGACACCTTTCCCAACCAAACGCCCTGAAATCTTAGAGGCAGATGTGGTTCGCTTTCAAAACAACAAAGACAAATGGATAGCATTCATAGGGCTTATCGATGAAAAGCCCTATGAGATTTTTACCGGTCTGGCCGATGATGAAGATGGCATTCTGTTGCCCCGTTGGGTAAACAACGGTCTGATCATCAAAAACCGAAATGATGATGGCACCTCTCGCTATGACTTTCAATACACCAACAAAAGGGGCTACAAAACGACCATTGAAGGCCTGTCGCATAAGTTCAACCCTGAGTACTGGAACTATGCCAAACTAATTTCAGGTACCCTGCGCCATGGCATGCCCATTGAAAAGGTTGTCGACCTTATCAACAGCCTACAGCTCGATAGCGAATCGATCAATACGTGGAAAAATGGCGTGGCCCGTGCCTTAAAGCGATTCGTGGCCGATGGTACCGCTGCAAAGGGGCAAACTTGTGAGAACTGCAAATCAAAGAACCTCATTTATCAAGAAGGCTGTCTCACTTGTAAAGATTGTGGTTCTTCAAAATGCGGTTGA
- a CDS encoding CvpA family protein, whose protein sequence is MSFLDIVLGIMLVWGLYKGLKNGLFVEIASLIALIAGIYGSIHFSYITADYLGENMEWNERYIKITAFIITFVIIVMVVHLAGKFLTKIADFAMLGLLNKIAGGIFGALKVAVILGAFLIFFDRMSTSLSLVNEETRQDSILYEPIKEIGAFVFSLVLNKEDDDQHMTE, encoded by the coding sequence ATGAGCTTTTTGGATATCGTGCTTGGCATTATGTTGGTTTGGGGTCTCTACAAAGGACTCAAAAATGGCCTTTTTGTCGAAATCGCCTCGCTCATCGCGCTAATTGCCGGCATTTACGGGTCAATACATTTTTCATATATCACTGCGGATTATCTCGGCGAAAACATGGAATGGAACGAACGCTACATCAAGATCACCGCATTTATCATCACTTTTGTCATCATTGTCATGGTTGTTCATCTGGCGGGAAAGTTCTTGACCAAGATTGCCGATTTTGCCATGTTGGGGTTATTGAACAAAATTGCTGGAGGCATCTTTGGCGCCCTTAAAGTTGCGGTTATTCTGGGGGCATTTCTTATATTTTTTGATAGGATGAGCACTTCGTTGAGCCTTGTGAATGAAGAAACAAGACAAGATTCGATTCTCTATGAACCCATCAAAGAAATTGGGGCATTTGTCTTTAGTTTGGTGCTCAATAAAGAAGATGACGATCAACATATGACCGAATAG
- a CDS encoding CAP domain-containing protein, producing MKFQNLLFFLFAMMVFSCSPSSVTEEEALFENQGGNSENTKLVATDLEENLHNLVNEHRAEMGLKKLQFSNEAYPFAGEHNEYMIKKGKLSHDNFNDRAKGVAKKTGAGHVSENVAKDYTNEEALQGWLESKSHRKTIEGNYTHSTINIKEDDEGNLYFTQIFFRK from the coding sequence ATGAAGTTTCAAAATCTACTGTTTTTTCTTTTTGCCATGATGGTCTTTTCATGCTCCCCTTCTTCGGTAACAGAAGAAGAAGCGCTATTTGAAAATCAAGGTGGCAATTCTGAAAACACAAAATTGGTTGCGACCGATCTAGAAGAGAACCTGCACAATCTAGTAAACGAACACCGCGCCGAAATGGGCTTGAAAAAGTTACAGTTCAGCAACGAGGCGTACCCATTTGCCGGTGAACACAACGAGTATATGATAAAGAAGGGCAAGTTGAGCCACGATAATTTCAACGATAGGGCTAAAGGTGTGGCCAAAAAAACCGGTGCAGGCCATGTTTCTGAAAATGTGGCCAAAGATTACACCAATGAAGAAGCATTGCAAGGTTGGCTAGAGAGCAAATCACATAGAAAGACCATCGAAGGCAATTATACGCATAGCACCATCAACATAAAGGAAGATGATGAAGGAAATCTATACTTCACACAGATTTTCTTTCGTAAATAA
- a CDS encoding amylosucrase, translated as MNQAALHRLISSSLKEKNPELLFEKRFATNLTLIKDLFFSVYDKKIHRKHFERLLALLPKLFNQRPETLRTQDVERIESGDWYQSEQMAGMQLYVDLFNKDLRGILEKIPYFNDLGINFLHLMPIMTRPSGENDGGYAVNSYHEIDKRYGTKKDLLKLSEKLRDEKMYLMLDFVVNHTSDEFPWAKKAKQGNKKYQKYYYIYDDRAIPDEFEKSLPEVFPEKAPGNFTYDPEMEKWVMTVFNEYQWDLNYSNPEVFLEMLENLCKMVNLGVDIVRFDALAFLWKKLGTVSQNLHEAHNLISLFKMCLQVVAPGTLFLAEAIVAPHEIIKYLGQGPTEGNECEVAYNASLMALLWNSIATKKTGLLYKSMANLPQKPEYCTWVNYIRCHDDIGLGLDDRFIAESGWNPQGHRKFLLDYYCQNLDWSPAKGVLFMYNPKTGDGRISGSAASLLGLEKALEQNDAQLIEASVNKIIMLHGIILSFGGMPIIYAGDEIAALNDYSFLKDKNKKDDNRWINRSKHNWKTVEHLHNKKLPQSKVYHTLKKLISIRKKTKELADGNNLELHHTGNEHVLVFERTGVDKQGVLVLCNFDEASQVINGSWVAKLGYLNNSAFHDLITAKKSEVNSGFIELKPYQMLWLKKL; from the coding sequence ATGAACCAAGCCGCACTGCATCGATTGATTTCCTCATCGTTGAAAGAAAAAAATCCTGAACTGCTTTTTGAAAAACGTTTTGCGACCAACCTCACTTTGATAAAAGACCTTTTCTTTTCAGTTTATGACAAGAAAATACATAGAAAGCATTTTGAAAGGCTACTTGCCCTACTCCCAAAGCTTTTCAACCAGCGACCCGAAACATTGCGCACCCAAGATGTTGAACGTATTGAATCGGGCGATTGGTACCAATCTGAGCAAATGGCGGGCATGCAATTGTATGTCGACCTCTTCAACAAAGACCTAAGGGGAATACTGGAAAAAATTCCCTATTTCAACGACTTGGGCATCAACTTTTTGCACCTTATGCCCATAATGACCCGGCCGAGCGGTGAAAACGATGGTGGATATGCCGTGAACAGTTACCATGAAATCGATAAGAGATACGGCACAAAAAAAGACCTCTTGAAATTATCTGAAAAGCTGCGGGATGAAAAAATGTACTTGATGCTCGATTTTGTGGTAAACCATACCTCTGATGAGTTTCCTTGGGCGAAAAAAGCTAAACAGGGCAACAAAAAATACCAAAAATATTACTACATCTACGACGACCGGGCCATACCCGATGAATTTGAAAAAAGCCTTCCCGAGGTCTTTCCAGAGAAAGCACCCGGCAATTTCACCTATGATCCTGAAATGGAGAAATGGGTGATGACCGTTTTCAACGAGTATCAATGGGACCTTAATTACTCCAACCCTGAAGTATTTCTTGAGATGCTCGAGAACCTCTGCAAAATGGTAAATCTCGGGGTCGATATCGTACGCTTTGATGCTCTTGCTTTTCTTTGGAAAAAACTAGGTACCGTTTCCCAAAACCTGCACGAAGCCCACAACCTTATCTCACTTTTTAAAATGTGCTTGCAAGTGGTCGCCCCGGGCACTCTTTTTTTGGCCGAGGCCATTGTCGCACCCCATGAAATCATCAAGTACTTGGGCCAAGGGCCGACTGAGGGCAACGAATGTGAAGTGGCCTATAATGCCTCTTTGATGGCTTTGCTATGGAATTCGATTGCTACCAAAAAAACAGGATTGCTCTATAAAAGCATGGCCAATCTTCCTCAAAAACCCGAATACTGTACATGGGTCAACTACATTCGCTGTCATGATGATATCGGGTTGGGGTTAGATGACCGTTTTATTGCCGAGTCGGGATGGAACCCTCAGGGACACCGCAAATTTTTACTCGATTATTATTGTCAAAACCTTGATTGGTCGCCAGCCAAAGGAGTTCTTTTTATGTACAATCCAAAAACGGGAGATGGGCGAATCTCTGGAAGTGCGGCATCACTATTGGGACTTGAAAAAGCCTTAGAGCAAAATGATGCACAACTAATTGAAGCCAGTGTCAACAAAATAATCATGTTGCACGGAATCATTCTTTCCTTTGGTGGAATGCCCATTATCTATGCCGGAGATGAGATTGCCGCTTTAAATGATTATTCCTTTCTAAAGGATAAGAACAAAAAAGATGACAACCGTTGGATAAACAGGTCAAAACACAACTGGAAAACGGTTGAACACCTGCACAACAAAAAACTGCCACAATCAAAGGTTTACCACACCCTCAAAAAACTTATCTCCATTAGAAAGAAAACAAAAGAACTGGCCGATGGCAATAACCTAGAATTGCATCATACCGGCAACGAGCATGTGCTGGTCTTTGAAAGAACCGGTGTCGATAAACAGGGGGTTTTGGTCCTTTGTAACTTTGACGAAGCATCACAGGTAATCAACGGGAGTTGGGTGGCCAAACTGGGTTATCTCAACAATTCTGCGTTTCATGACCTCATCACCGCCAAAAAATCTGAGGTCAACAGTGGTTTTATTGAACTAAAGCCCTATCAAATGCTGTGGCTTAAAAAGTTGTAG
- a CDS encoding metallophosphoesterase: MRTFVIGDIHSALKALEQVLERAGVGVGDKIIFLGDYVDAWSQAVETIDFLIDLNKSHNCIFIRGNHDDLCRDWLLTKKDNPLWTMHGGQATMESYSGIDQKKLQQHLKFYDGLENTYLDTQNRLFVHAGYTNLKGIAHEYFDKMFYWDRTLWELARAVCPNLKKGDKDYPQRLTHYPEIFIGHTPISKMGHVKPQRAANVWNMDTGAAFKGALSIMDVETKEFWQSDPVHTLYPNENGRN; encoded by the coding sequence ATGAGAACATTTGTGATCGGTGATATACATTCGGCATTGAAAGCCTTGGAGCAAGTGCTTGAAAGGGCAGGCGTAGGAGTAGGGGACAAAATCATTTTCTTGGGCGATTATGTAGATGCCTGGAGCCAAGCGGTCGAAACCATTGATTTTTTGATTGATTTGAATAAATCGCATAACTGCATTTTTATTAGGGGAAACCATGACGATCTATGTCGTGATTGGCTTTTGACCAAGAAAGACAATCCGTTATGGACGATGCACGGGGGTCAAGCGACCATGGAGTCGTATTCAGGGATCGATCAGAAAAAGTTGCAGCAACACTTAAAATTCTATGACGGTTTGGAGAATACCTATTTAGATACCCAAAACAGGCTTTTTGTCCATGCCGGATACACCAACTTGAAAGGCATAGCACATGAATATTTTGACAAGATGTTCTATTGGGACCGTACACTATGGGAGCTGGCCCGGGCGGTGTGCCCAAATCTAAAAAAGGGAGATAAAGATTACCCTCAACGGCTCACCCATTACCCTGAAATTTTTATCGGCCATACGCCCATCTCAAAAATGGGCCATGTCAAACCCCAACGGGCCGCAAACGTATGGAATATGGATACCGGGGCAGCGTTTAAGGGCGCTCTTAGCATTATGGATGTCGAAACGAAGGAATTTTGGCAAAGTGACCCGGTTCATACCTTGTACCCTAACGAGAATGGCAGAAACTAA
- a CDS encoding DUF1304 domain-containing protein — MSIIAKIIIALVALLHLYFLWLEMFAWTTKAKKVFRKFPKELFEPTKTMAANQGLYNGFLAAGLIWSLTIKNATWQFNVALFFLACVAVAGVYGAISVSKKIFIVQALPALLGILLLLASYL; from the coding sequence ATGTCGATCATTGCCAAAATCATCATTGCACTGGTGGCCCTGTTACACCTCTATTTTCTTTGGTTGGAAATGTTCGCCTGGACGACCAAAGCCAAAAAAGTGTTCCGCAAATTTCCAAAGGAGCTCTTCGAACCCACAAAAACGATGGCGGCCAACCAAGGACTTTATAATGGATTTTTGGCGGCTGGCCTTATTTGGTCGTTAACGATCAAAAATGCCACATGGCAATTCAATGTGGCCCTTTTTTTTCTTGCCTGTGTGGCCGTGGCCGGAGTTTATGGGGCCATATCCGTATCCAAAAAGATATTTATCGTTCAAGCACTGCCCGCGTTGCTCGGCATTCTTCTATTGTTAGCCTCTTATTTATAA
- a CDS encoding 3-hydroxyanthranilate 3,4-dioxygenase gives MDMATPFNLNKWIEENRDTLKPPVGNRNLYKDADDYIVMVVAGPNARKDYHYNETEELFYQLEGHIEVHIQENGQKKTMQLGPGDMYLHPAKVPHSPVRHEGSIGLVIERKRAEMNVDDGLLWFCDNCNHKLYEAYFTLHDIEKDFLKHFEYFYGSKDLRTCDNCGTVMEVDERFVAEK, from the coding sequence ATGGACATGGCAACTCCGTTCAATTTAAATAAATGGATTGAAGAAAACCGTGATACCCTAAAACCACCGGTCGGTAATCGAAACTTGTATAAAGATGCCGATGATTATATCGTTATGGTGGTTGCAGGTCCCAACGCCCGAAAAGATTACCACTACAACGAAACCGAAGAACTCTTCTATCAACTCGAGGGCCATATCGAGGTTCATATACAAGAAAATGGTCAGAAAAAAACCATGCAACTCGGCCCTGGTGATATGTACCTGCACCCTGCAAAAGTACCCCACTCCCCGGTTCGACATGAAGGCTCGATCGGTTTGGTGATTGAGCGAAAGCGCGCCGAAATGAACGTTGACGACGGCCTGCTCTGGTTCTGCGATAATTGTAACCACAAATTATACGAGGCCTATTTTACTTTACATGACATCGAAAAAGACTTTTTGAAGCACTTTGAATATTTTTATGGTTCAAAAGACCTAAGAACGTGCGACAATTGTGGTACTGTGATGGAAGTCGATGAACGGTTCGTAGCTGAAAAATGA